From a single Desulfofundulus luciae genomic region:
- a CDS encoding S8 family peptidase: protein MTLFASQEGLDEFRRRLAQMSRGEVPTRKDIIFAVKGIEGWTPEDRQGPALRQEGIPEEEPFIVDVELWPLERGPRREQMLNYFENWYTKKNIVKIDRVNQENIVMYRLKVTRESLQAILLHRDVRLVDLPPRYQLSVSLVHMCLRDLPEIPSPPDGAPGVVVLDSGVATGHPLLAPAIGDAQSFFPGLGPQDESGHGTMVCGLALYGDIEECLNEGRFIPEFRIFSGRIIDAANRNDTGFVENHIIAAVKYFVEHYNCRIFNLSFGDLRKIYLDGHVRGLATVLDSLAREYQVLFVVSAGNFEGTDVIPVDWRSEYPDYLFSPEARIIDPAPALNVLTVGSLARYEQPRMGQRHPHDVGYQPIARRDQPSPFTRTGPGPRKAIKPEVVEYGGNFSVDLRLSNRVAGPTNGLGEISTAHNFATGNLFKVDRGTSFAAPKIAYLAGLLLRRYPDAGPNLLRALIVAHSRCPEATINLFNGDLEKIFNVVGYGKPDWEKVVYSFENKVTLINQEEIEGESHHFYEIPLPEDFFGPPARRLRRITVALAHTPLVRRTRINYKASAINFRVVKNNSLDNVVRVFRYTPREEREKLIREAGNFIPKARFRNNGTVQAATWDLPQVDSRWGNNKLFVVVTRTVEPWAKDIFDREPYALVVVIEDCSNQQVRYYSQVRQMLRARVRV, encoded by the coding sequence TTGACACTTTTTGCTTCTCAAGAAGGTCTGGATGAGTTCAGAAGAAGGCTGGCACAAATGTCGCGTGGCGAGGTACCCACCAGAAAAGATATAATTTTTGCCGTAAAAGGGATTGAAGGCTGGACGCCCGAAGATCGCCAGGGACCGGCACTTCGCCAGGAGGGTATCCCGGAGGAGGAGCCGTTTATTGTGGATGTAGAACTTTGGCCTCTGGAGAGGGGGCCGCGGCGGGAACAAATGCTCAATTATTTCGAAAACTGGTATACAAAGAAAAACATAGTGAAAATAGACCGCGTTAACCAGGAAAATATCGTCATGTACAGGTTAAAAGTTACCCGGGAGTCGCTTCAGGCAATCCTGTTGCATCGTGATGTTCGTCTTGTGGACCTTCCACCCCGTTATCAATTGTCTGTAAGTTTGGTGCATATGTGTTTAAGGGATTTGCCGGAAATTCCTTCCCCGCCGGATGGTGCTCCTGGTGTTGTCGTCCTCGACAGCGGTGTGGCAACGGGGCATCCTTTGCTGGCACCGGCCATTGGTGATGCTCAGAGTTTCTTCCCTGGTTTGGGGCCGCAAGACGAGTCCGGTCATGGTACAATGGTTTGTGGTCTTGCCTTGTATGGAGATATTGAGGAGTGCCTTAATGAGGGGCGCTTTATACCAGAGTTTCGTATTTTTAGTGGCCGGATTATAGATGCTGCTAACCGGAATGATACTGGCTTTGTCGAGAACCACATTATTGCAGCAGTTAAATATTTTGTTGAACACTATAATTGCCGGATATTTAACCTATCTTTTGGGGATTTACGCAAAATATACCTGGACGGTCACGTTCGGGGGCTGGCAACGGTGCTGGATAGCCTGGCCAGGGAATACCAGGTACTTTTCGTGGTTTCAGCCGGAAATTTTGAGGGTACTGACGTTATTCCGGTCGATTGGCGGTCAGAATATCCAGATTATCTTTTCTCTCCCGAAGCACGGATAATTGACCCCGCACCAGCACTAAATGTTTTAACTGTGGGAAGCTTAGCCAGATATGAACAACCACGTATGGGGCAAAGACATCCTCATGATGTGGGATATCAACCGATCGCCCGTCGTGATCAACCGTCACCTTTCACACGAACGGGACCTGGTCCCCGGAAAGCGATTAAACCTGAGGTGGTGGAGTATGGGGGGAATTTCTCGGTAGACCTCAGGCTTAGTAATCGCGTTGCCGGACCAACTAATGGGCTTGGTGAAATAAGTACTGCGCATAATTTTGCTACCGGTAATTTGTTTAAAGTTGATCGGGGAACCAGTTTTGCAGCTCCTAAAATAGCGTACCTGGCCGGATTGTTGCTGCGGCGGTATCCTGATGCCGGTCCCAACCTTTTGCGGGCATTGATTGTAGCTCATTCCAGATGCCCAGAAGCCACAATAAATCTTTTTAATGGCGATCTAGAGAAAATATTTAACGTTGTTGGCTACGGAAAGCCGGACTGGGAAAAAGTTGTATATTCTTTTGAGAATAAAGTAACGTTAATTAATCAAGAAGAAATAGAGGGGGAAAGCCATCATTTCTATGAAATTCCTCTGCCGGAGGATTTCTTTGGCCCGCCAGCGAGAAGGCTGCGGCGGATAACAGTTGCTCTGGCTCACACCCCGCTCGTTCGCAGGACCAGAATTAACTATAAAGCAAGTGCAATAAATTTTAGGGTCGTTAAAAACAATAGTTTGGACAATGTTGTACGCGTTTTCCGGTATACACCACGAGAAGAACGGGAAAAGTTGATCCGGGAAGCAGGGAATTTTATCCCCAAGGCAAGGTTTCGAAATAATGGAACTGTCCAGGCGGCCACCTGGGATTTGCCCCAGGTTGATTCACGGTGGGGGAATAATAAGCTTTTTGTCGTGGTCACGAGAACAGTAGAACCATGGGCCAAAGATATTTTTGACCGCGAACCGTATGCTCTGGTGGTTGTTATTGAAGATTGTTCCAATCAACAGGTTAGATATTATTCACAAGTACGGCAAATGTTGCGTGCAAGGGTGAGAGTTTAG
- a CDS encoding sugar transferase, with amino-acid sequence MRFFFKRLMDFFGALVGIVLFAPLMLLIGFFIRLKMGAPVLFRQVRPGLHGRPFVIYKFRTMKEERDSRGDLLPDGQRLTRLGRFLRSTSLDELPELFNVLKGDMSLVGPRPLLMEYLERYTPEQARRHEVKPGITGWAQVNGRNAITWEEKFKLDVWYVDNWSLWLDVKIMWLTLVKILKREGISAQGHATMPEFMGRKGNDYQT; translated from the coding sequence ATGAGGTTTTTCTTTAAAAGATTAATGGATTTTTTTGGAGCATTGGTAGGTATCGTTCTTTTTGCACCACTAATGCTACTCATTGGCTTTTTCATTCGGTTGAAGATGGGGGCACCCGTGCTTTTTCGGCAGGTTCGCCCTGGTCTGCACGGGAGACCTTTTGTTATATATAAGTTTCGAACCATGAAGGAAGAACGGGACAGCAGGGGCGACCTATTGCCGGACGGGCAGCGTTTGACTCGTTTAGGGCGTTTTCTGCGTAGTACCAGTTTGGATGAATTGCCAGAACTTTTTAATGTTCTAAAAGGGGATATGAGCCTGGTGGGGCCGCGTCCACTTTTAATGGAATATCTTGAGCGTTACACTCCGGAGCAGGCCCGCCGGCATGAGGTAAAGCCGGGCATTACGGGGTGGGCGCAGGTAAACGGGCGAAACGCGATTACATGGGAGGAAAAATTCAAGCTTGATGTATGGTATGTGGATAACTGGAGTTTGTGGCTGGATGTAAAAATCATGTGGTTAACTTTAGTTAAGATTTTAAAGCGTGAAGGCATTAGCGCGCAGGGGCATGCAACCATGCCGGAATTTATGGGACGAAAAGGTAATGATTATCAGACTTGA
- a CDS encoding acetyltransferase, with protein sequence MKKLVIIGAGGFAREVAWLVEDINAVKKEWELLGFIDENPVNHGKALNGYPVLGDFGFFVNRQFDEPVYTVCAVGSPYAKINLVKKAAECGLQFTNLIHPSVKMSRYVELGTGNIICAGNIITVNVSLSNHIIVNLNCTIGHDVIIQDYVTILPGANISGNVKIKNGCDIGTNVSIIQGINIGEWSIIGAGAVVVRDVPPYCTAVGVPAKPIKFHKIEA encoded by the coding sequence TTGAAAAAATTGGTGATCATTGGTGCCGGGGGTTTTGCCCGGGAAGTAGCCTGGCTGGTCGAAGATATAAATGCAGTAAAAAAGGAATGGGAATTGCTCGGGTTCATTGATGAAAACCCGGTTAATCACGGCAAGGCGCTTAACGGTTATCCTGTGCTGGGCGATTTCGGTTTTTTCGTAAACCGGCAGTTTGATGAACCGGTGTATACGGTGTGTGCCGTGGGGAGCCCTTACGCAAAAATTAATCTAGTAAAAAAGGCTGCCGAATGCGGTTTGCAATTCACGAATTTGATTCATCCCTCAGTGAAGATGTCACGGTATGTGGAATTGGGAACGGGGAATATAATTTGTGCTGGGAATATTATCACTGTTAATGTTTCATTATCCAATCACATTATTGTTAACCTGAATTGCACAATTGGGCATGATGTTATTATTCAAGATTATGTAACAATATTACCTGGAGCTAATATTTCCGGTAATGTAAAGATAAAAAATGGTTGCGATATTGGAACCAATGTTTCAATCATTCAAGGGATTAACATTGGTGAATGGTCAATAATCGGAGCCGGGGCTGTTGTAGTCCGGGATGTCCCCCCCTATTGTACTGCCGTAGGCGTTCCGGCTAAGCCTATAAAATTTCATAAAATAGAGGCATAA
- a CDS encoding DegT/DnrJ/EryC1/StrS family aminotransferase, with protein MTLLALEGGNPIRTTPLAPWPYFEEDEIKAVERVLKSGRVNYWTGEEGRLFEQEFAVFTGCKYAVAVANGTVALELALYALGIGPGDDVVVTSRTFIASASCAVIRGARPVMADVDPVSQNITAETVAAALTPRTKAIITVHLAGWPCDMDPILELAREKGLFVVEDCAQAHGATYKGRPVGSLGDVAAFSFCQDKIITTGGEGGMLTTNSKEIWEKAWSYKDHGKSYEAVYHRQHPPGFRWLHESFGTNWRLTEMQAAIGRVALRKLPGWLQIRRRNAAILTECFANLPALRVTLPPESIEHAYYKYYVFIRPEALKSEWDRDRVMAAICAEGIPCFTGSCSEIYLEKAFEKEGLRPPERLKVAKELGETSLMFLVHPTLSEKDIYDTCRAVEKVLRVATR; from the coding sequence TTGACTCTACTTGCCCTTGAGGGGGGAAACCCCATTCGGACAACACCTCTTGCCCCCTGGCCTTATTTCGAAGAGGATGAAATTAAAGCAGTTGAAAGGGTGCTGAAATCCGGCAGGGTAAATTACTGGACCGGCGAGGAAGGACGGTTATTCGAGCAGGAATTTGCGGTGTTTACCGGCTGCAAGTATGCCGTGGCCGTAGCCAACGGGACGGTGGCGCTGGAGCTGGCCCTTTATGCCCTGGGTATCGGTCCGGGGGACGATGTTGTTGTGACCAGCCGCACTTTTATTGCTTCGGCTAGTTGCGCCGTCATTCGGGGCGCCAGGCCCGTTATGGCCGATGTCGATCCAGTGAGCCAGAATATAACCGCTGAAACCGTTGCAGCGGCGTTAACGCCCAGGACGAAAGCCATCATTACGGTGCACCTGGCGGGGTGGCCCTGTGATATGGATCCCATTCTCGAACTGGCCCGGGAAAAGGGGCTTTTTGTTGTGGAGGATTGCGCCCAGGCCCACGGGGCCACCTATAAGGGGCGTCCGGTAGGTTCCCTGGGTGACGTTGCCGCCTTCTCCTTTTGTCAGGATAAGATTATCACCACGGGCGGGGAAGGCGGGATGCTTACTACCAACAGTAAGGAAATCTGGGAAAAGGCCTGGAGCTATAAGGATCACGGCAAGAGTTACGAGGCCGTTTATCACCGGCAGCACCCCCCCGGCTTTCGCTGGCTTCACGAATCTTTCGGCACCAACTGGCGGCTGACCGAAATGCAGGCGGCCATCGGGCGGGTGGCTTTGCGAAAGCTGCCAGGCTGGTTGCAGATTCGCCGGAGAAACGCGGCCATACTCACGGAATGCTTTGCAAATTTACCGGCCCTGCGGGTGACCCTGCCGCCGGAATCAATTGAACATGCCTATTACAAATATTATGTTTTCATCCGTCCTGAAGCCCTAAAAAGCGAGTGGGATAGAGATAGGGTGATGGCGGCCATATGTGCTGAAGGGATACCGTGCTTTACCGGTTCTTGCAGCGAGATCTACCTGGAGAAGGCTTTTGAAAAAGAAGGACTGCGCCCGCCTGAACGTTTAAAAGTAGCAAAAGAACTGGGCGAGACTTCTTTAATGTTTCTTGTCCATCCCACCCTGTCGGAGAAAGATATTTACGATACATGCCGTGCCGTAGAAAAGGTTCTTCGGGTCGCTACACGGTAA
- a CDS encoding polysaccharide biosynthesis protein: protein MFIFIVVDAVLVNMALLLALWLRFDGNIPAQYYASYRSTALLFTLVWLISFYAFGLYARMWQYASVNDLLSIVGAVTAGVFVNISLAYFYMEGGKFPLPRTVFIIAWLLNVVLIGGFRFSWRLFLKRGIHFGRLRAGRPVLIVGAGEAGAAVARELNNQNNHHHVPVGFVDDDPAKQKMQLFGLPVLGTREDIPRLVDRYAIEEIIIAMPSVPGRVIREIVEICRPTGAKLRILPGIYELIDGKVTVSQIRNVEVEDLLGREPVKVNLEEIAGYLEDRIVLVTGAGGSIGSELCRQIAQFNPRKLILLGHGENSIFEIHRELSQGYPELELAPAIVDVRDAASVNRLFVVHRPHVVFHAAAHKHVPLMEENAFEALKNNVWGTFNVARAAHDYNVRTFVLISTDKAVNPVSIMGATKRVAEMVVQEMALKSKTCFAAVRFGNVLGSRGSVVPIFKKQIASGGPVTVTHPEMTRYFMTIPEAVQLIIQAGAMARGGEIFVLDMGEPVKIVELAETMIRLSGFEPGEDIEIVFTGVRPGEKLSEELLTSAEKVNSTRHERIFIARPEPVDSAKLNHFLSVLGNAGWLSEEEAVALLQGLIPNFRKEKWNKVAQVG, encoded by the coding sequence ATGTTTATTTTTATAGTTGTGGATGCCGTGTTGGTCAACATGGCCCTGCTTTTGGCGCTCTGGTTGCGTTTTGACGGGAACATCCCCGCCCAGTACTATGCTTCTTATCGTTCTACGGCTTTACTTTTCACGCTGGTGTGGTTGATATCTTTCTATGCCTTCGGTTTGTATGCCAGGATGTGGCAGTACGCCAGCGTAAACGACTTACTTTCGATTGTGGGAGCCGTCACCGCAGGTGTCTTTGTAAACATTTCTCTTGCCTATTTTTATATGGAGGGCGGCAAGTTTCCCCTGCCGCGCACTGTTTTTATCATCGCCTGGTTGCTGAATGTAGTCTTGATCGGCGGCTTTCGTTTTTCATGGCGTTTATTTTTAAAAAGGGGAATCCATTTTGGCAGGCTGCGCGCGGGTCGTCCGGTTTTGATTGTAGGTGCCGGCGAAGCGGGCGCGGCGGTAGCGCGGGAACTGAACAACCAGAACAATCATCACCACGTGCCGGTCGGCTTTGTCGATGACGATCCGGCCAAGCAAAAAATGCAGTTGTTCGGCCTTCCCGTGTTAGGTACGCGCGAAGATATTCCCCGCCTGGTGGACAGGTACGCCATAGAGGAAATCATTATTGCCATGCCTTCCGTTCCGGGGAGGGTGATCCGGGAAATTGTGGAGATTTGCCGCCCTACCGGGGCCAAGCTGCGGATCTTGCCGGGAATTTACGAATTGATTGACGGGAAAGTAACGGTCAGCCAGATTCGCAACGTTGAGGTGGAGGATTTGCTGGGCCGGGAGCCAGTGAAGGTGAACCTGGAGGAGATTGCCGGTTACCTGGAGGACAGGATCGTGCTGGTTACCGGGGCGGGGGGCTCTATCGGGTCTGAGCTTTGCCGCCAGATAGCCCAGTTTAACCCTCGAAAACTGATTTTATTGGGACATGGGGAGAACAGTATTTTTGAAATCCACCGGGAGTTGTCCCAAGGTTACCCGGAGCTTGAGCTTGCTCCGGCCATTGTTGATGTGCGTGATGCGGCTTCCGTAAACAGGTTGTTTGTGGTTCACCGGCCCCACGTTGTTTTCCACGCAGCAGCGCACAAGCACGTTCCCCTTATGGAAGAGAATGCCTTTGAGGCTTTAAAGAACAATGTGTGGGGGACCTTTAACGTTGCAAGGGCGGCCCATGATTATAATGTCCGGACATTTGTGCTGATTTCAACGGATAAGGCGGTCAATCCGGTCAGCATCATGGGTGCCACCAAGCGGGTTGCCGAAATGGTTGTGCAGGAGATGGCTTTAAAAAGCAAAACTTGTTTTGCAGCGGTGCGTTTCGGTAATGTGCTGGGCAGCCGGGGCAGCGTGGTGCCTATATTTAAAAAGCAGATTGCCTCCGGCGGGCCGGTAACGGTGACCCACCCGGAAATGACCCGTTATTTTATGACCATCCCCGAGGCCGTGCAGCTGATTATTCAGGCGGGGGCCATGGCCCGCGGCGGGGAAATTTTTGTGCTGGATATGGGTGAGCCGGTAAAGATTGTCGAGCTGGCCGAAACCATGATCCGCCTTTCCGGCTTTGAGCCCGGGGAAGATATCGAGATCGTTTTTACGGGCGTCCGGCCCGGGGAGAAGCTTTCGGAAGAATTGCTGACGAGTGCGGAAAAAGTGAATTCCACCCGCCACGAGCGCATTTTCATAGCCCGGCCGGAACCGGTGGACTCGGCCAAGTTGAACCATTTCCTCAGCGTGTTGGGTAATGCCGGATGGTTATCCGAAGAGGAAGCGGTCGCTTTATTACAGGGATTAATTCCAAATTTCAGGAAAGAGAAGTGGAATAAAGTTGCCCAGGTAGGGTAG
- a CDS encoding mannose-1-phosphate guanylyltransferase, whose protein sequence is MFYAVIMAGGAGERFWPLSRRDRPKQFLSLVGERTMLQLTFDRLAGLVPPENVLVITGVNYIETVRQQLPEIPPENIVAEPCGRDTAAAVGLGALHVLRKDPRGIMAVLPADHYIAHVRRFQSVLKAAVSLAAGGRWLVTMGITPTRPDTGYGYICQGELHEYQDGIPVYRVVRFTEKPGPEKARQFLASGRYLWNSGMFIWRADLIYRLIEEHLPALAAGLAEIGRAMDRGSCQEVLSRVYPRLPKVSIDYGIMEKASNVLVLPGDFGWDDVGSWPALERCRETEENGNVIEARGVFLETRNSIIHAPGRLVATLGVENLVVVDDGECLLVCRKDCAQELKRLTAALKEAGLEDAL, encoded by the coding sequence TTGTTTTATGCCGTAATTATGGCCGGTGGGGCGGGGGAGCGCTTCTGGCCCCTTTCCCGGCGGGATAGACCCAAGCAGTTTCTCTCCCTGGTGGGGGAGCGCACCATGCTGCAGCTTACTTTTGACCGGCTGGCAGGGTTGGTACCGCCGGAGAATGTGCTGGTCATTACCGGTGTGAATTATATCGAAACCGTGCGCCAGCAGTTGCCGGAGATTCCGCCGGAAAACATTGTGGCCGAACCGTGCGGCCGGGATACGGCGGCCGCCGTAGGGCTGGGAGCCCTCCATGTTTTGCGAAAGGACCCCCGGGGGATAATGGCGGTGCTGCCGGCAGATCACTACATTGCCCATGTACGGCGTTTTCAGTCAGTACTCAAAGCGGCAGTATCCCTGGCGGCCGGCGGACGGTGGCTGGTAACCATGGGCATTACCCCTACCAGGCCGGATACGGGATACGGGTACATATGCCAGGGAGAGTTGCATGAATATCAGGACGGGATACCCGTTTACCGGGTGGTAAGGTTTACGGAAAAACCGGGGCCGGAAAAGGCCCGGCAGTTTCTGGCTTCTGGCCGCTACCTGTGGAACAGCGGGATGTTTATCTGGCGGGCTGATTTAATTTACCGGCTGATTGAAGAACACCTGCCGGCCCTGGCAGCCGGGCTGGCGGAAATAGGGCGGGCCATGGACCGCGGCTCCTGTCAGGAAGTCTTATCCCGCGTATATCCCCGCCTGCCGAAGGTTTCCATTGATTACGGGATCATGGAAAAGGCCTCCAACGTGCTGGTCCTGCCGGGTGACTTTGGCTGGGACGACGTGGGTTCCTGGCCGGCCCTGGAGCGGTGCCGGGAGACAGAAGAAAACGGCAACGTAATAGAGGCGCGGGGGGTCTTTCTGGAAACCCGCAACAGCATCATCCACGCCCCCGGCAGGCTGGTGGCCACCCTGGGGGTGGAGAACCTGGTAGTGGTGGATGACGGGGAATGCCTGCTGGTGTGCCGCAAGGACTGCGCCCAGGAGCTGAAGCGTCTCACCGCCGCCCTTAAGGAAGCAGGTCTCGAAGATGCTTTATAA
- a CDS encoding phosphomannomutase/phosphoglucomutase, with translation MSPFLNPSIFREYDIRGVAGKDLTFETARTLGKAFGTFLLEQGLREVLVGRDNRASSGELQNGICEGLLSTGCDVIDLGLVVTPIVYFARYHLGVKGAVMVTGSHNPPEENGFKLAAGGAETIYGKEIQRLKEISSLGSFAAGRGKIKTADVVPAYLEMLADKIELGPRQLKVVVDCGSGTAGYFAPQLLRRWGCNVIELYCTPDPAFPHHHPDPVKTANLLDLQKKVLEEGADLGVAYDGDADRLGVVDDRGNVVWGDKLMILFWREILPRFPGAPVLVEVKCSQSLVEETARLGGKPIFSRTGHSLIKARMRELNAPFTGEMSGHMFFADEYYGYDDALYATGRLLRILSNTEKPLSLLLADVPQYHSTAETRVPCPDEVKFAVVEQLVKEFQRQFEVIDVDGARVLFEDGWGLVRASNTQPVLVARCEAKTPAGLQRICELMKKAITAQPQVGDFEWEF, from the coding sequence ATATCTCCTTTCTTAAACCCCTCAATCTTCCGGGAATACGACATCCGGGGCGTGGCCGGAAAAGACTTAACCTTTGAAACTGCCCGTACCCTGGGAAAAGCCTTCGGCACCTTTCTTTTAGAACAGGGTTTAAGGGAAGTGCTGGTGGGCCGGGACAACCGGGCCAGCTCCGGAGAACTGCAAAACGGGATTTGCGAGGGGCTTTTATCAACGGGATGTGATGTTATTGATCTGGGCCTGGTGGTCACCCCCATCGTATATTTCGCCCGTTACCACCTGGGCGTAAAAGGTGCCGTGATGGTCACCGGCAGCCACAACCCGCCGGAGGAAAACGGGTTCAAGCTCGCTGCGGGCGGCGCGGAAACGATCTACGGGAAAGAAATCCAGAGGCTCAAGGAGATTAGCTCGCTCGGTTCCTTTGCCGCCGGCCGGGGGAAAATTAAAACTGCTGACGTTGTTCCCGCCTACCTGGAAATGCTGGCTGATAAAATTGAGCTTGGCCCCCGCCAGTTAAAAGTGGTCGTGGACTGCGGCAGCGGTACGGCGGGTTACTTCGCGCCGCAGCTCCTGCGCCGCTGGGGTTGTAACGTGATAGAGCTTTATTGTACTCCCGACCCGGCCTTTCCACACCACCACCCCGACCCGGTAAAAACGGCCAACCTCCTCGATTTGCAAAAGAAAGTTCTTGAGGAGGGGGCAGACCTGGGCGTGGCCTACGACGGGGATGCCGACCGCCTGGGGGTTGTGGACGACCGGGGGAACGTGGTCTGGGGAGATAAGCTGATGATCCTCTTCTGGCGCGAAATTCTTCCCCGCTTCCCCGGTGCCCCGGTGCTGGTGGAAGTCAAGTGCTCCCAGAGCCTGGTGGAGGAGACTGCCCGCCTTGGGGGGAAGCCCATTTTTTCCCGCACCGGGCATTCCTTGATCAAGGCCAGAATGAGAGAGCTAAACGCCCCCTTTACAGGGGAAATGTCCGGCCACATGTTTTTCGCCGACGAATATTACGGCTACGACGATGCGCTATATGCCACCGGGAGGCTTTTGCGTATTTTATCAAATACGGAAAAACCTCTTTCTCTGCTTTTGGCCGACGTGCCGCAATATCACTCCACGGCGGAGACGCGCGTACCCTGTCCGGACGAGGTTAAATTTGCCGTTGTAGAGCAACTTGTTAAGGAGTTTCAGCGCCAATTCGAAGTTATTGACGTGGACGGTGCCCGGGTACTGTTTGAGGACGGGTGGGGACTTGTGCGCGCTTCCAACACGCAGCCCGTGCTGGTGGCCCGCTGCGAGGCGAAAACGCCCGCAGGGTTGCAGAGGATCTGCGAACTAATGAAAAAAGCAATTACCGCCCAACCCCAGGTGGGAGATTTCGAGTGGGAGTTTTAG